Proteins encoded together in one Pseudomonas arsenicoxydans window:
- the astA gene encoding arginine N-succinyltransferase, which translates to MIVRPVRSSDLPALIDLARSTGTGLTTLPANEERLAHRVGWAEKTFRGEAGRGDADYLFVLEDDNGRVVGISAIAGAVGLREPWYNFRVGLTVSASQELNIYREIPTLFLANDLTGNSELCSLFLHADYRTGLNGRMLAKARMLFIAEFPQLFGNKIIAEMRGVSDEAGRSPFWESLGRHFFKMEFSQADYLTGVGNKAFIAELMPKFPLYTCFLSPDARNVIGQVHPDTEPALAMLKSEGFSYQGYVDIFDAGPAVECETGKIRAVRDSQALVLAIGTPGDDATPFLIHNRKREDCRMTAAPARLAAGTLVVDPLTAKRLQLNAGDQVRAVALSAARESK; encoded by the coding sequence ATGATCGTTCGTCCCGTACGCAGCAGCGATTTACCCGCTCTGATCGACCTGGCCCGCAGCACCGGCACCGGCCTGACTACGTTGCCGGCCAATGAAGAGCGTCTGGCCCACCGGGTTGGCTGGGCCGAGAAGACCTTTCGCGGCGAAGCCGGGCGGGGCGATGCGGACTACCTGTTCGTACTCGAAGACGATAACGGGCGCGTGGTGGGCATTTCCGCCATCGCCGGCGCTGTCGGCCTGCGTGAGCCTTGGTACAACTTCCGCGTTGGCCTCACGGTCAGTGCCTCGCAAGAGCTGAATATCTACCGCGAGATTCCAACGCTGTTCCTGGCCAACGACCTGACCGGCAACTCGGAATTGTGCTCGCTGTTTCTGCACGCCGATTACCGCACGGGCCTCAATGGCCGCATGCTGGCCAAGGCGCGGATGCTGTTCATCGCCGAGTTCCCGCAGCTGTTCGGCAACAAGATCATCGCCGAGATGCGCGGTGTGTCCGACGAAGCGGGGCGCTCGCCGTTCTGGGAAAGCCTGGGCCGTCACTTCTTCAAAATGGAATTCAGCCAGGCCGATTACCTGACCGGCGTGGGCAACAAGGCGTTCATCGCCGAACTGATGCCCAAGTTCCCGCTGTACACCTGCTTCCTATCGCCGGACGCGCGCAATGTCATCGGTCAGGTTCACCCGGACACCGAGCCGGCCCTGGCGATGCTCAAGAGCGAAGGTTTCAGCTATCAAGGCTACGTCGACATCTTCGACGCCGGCCCTGCGGTCGAGTGCGAAACCGGCAAGATCCGTGCGGTGCGCGACAGCCAGGCACTGGTGTTGGCCATCGGCACGCCGGGTGACGACGCGACGCCTTTCCTGATTCACAACCGCAAGCGCGAAGACTGCCGGATGACCGCCGCGCCAGCACGTCTCGCCGCCGGTACGTTGGTGGTCGATCCGTTGACCGCCAAACGCCTTCAACTCAACGCCGGCGATCAAGTGCGCGCCGTTGCGTTGTCTGCTGCTCGGGAGTCGAAATAA
- a CDS encoding aspartate aminotransferase family protein yields the protein MSVEHAAVERADFDQVMVPNYAPAAFIPVRGAGSRVWDQSGRELIDFAGGIAVNVLGHAHPVLVSALTEQANKLWHVSNVFTNEPALRLAHKLVNATFAERAFFCNSGAEANEAAFKLARRVGFDRFGSEKYEIIAALNSFHGRTLFTVNVGGQSKYSDGFGPKITGITHVPYNDLAALKAAISDKTCAVVLEPIQGESGVIPAELEYLQGARDLCTAHNALLIFDEVQTGMGRTGHLFAYQHYGVIPDILTSAKSLGGGFPIAAMLTTEDLAKHLVVGTHGTTYGGNPLACAVAEAVIDVVNTPEVLAGVKAKHNKFKARLEQIGEKYGLFTKVRGMGLLIGCVLSEAWKGKAKDIFNAAEREGLMILQAGPDVVRFAPSLVVEDADIDEGLDRFERAAAKLTQA from the coding sequence ATGTCCGTTGAGCACGCTGCGGTAGAACGCGCCGATTTTGACCAGGTAATGGTTCCCAACTATGCGCCTGCCGCATTCATCCCTGTGCGTGGCGCCGGTTCCCGCGTTTGGGACCAGTCCGGCCGCGAGCTGATCGACTTCGCCGGCGGGATTGCCGTCAACGTATTGGGCCATGCGCATCCAGTGCTGGTCAGCGCCTTGACCGAACAGGCGAACAAGCTGTGGCACGTGTCCAACGTGTTCACCAATGAGCCGGCCCTGCGCCTGGCACATAAGCTGGTCAACGCTACTTTTGCCGAGCGTGCATTCTTCTGCAACTCCGGCGCCGAAGCCAACGAGGCCGCCTTCAAGCTGGCCCGTCGCGTCGGTTTCGATCGGTTCGGCAGCGAGAAGTACGAAATCATCGCCGCACTCAACAGCTTCCACGGCCGCACCCTGTTCACCGTGAACGTCGGTGGCCAGTCGAAGTATTCCGATGGCTTCGGTCCGAAGATCACCGGCATCACTCACGTGCCATACAACGATCTGGCTGCTTTGAAAGCCGCCATTTCCGACAAGACCTGCGCCGTTGTCCTGGAACCGATCCAGGGCGAGAGCGGTGTCATCCCGGCCGAACTCGAATACCTGCAAGGTGCCCGCGATCTGTGCACCGCGCATAACGCACTGCTGATTTTCGACGAAGTGCAGACTGGTATGGGCCGTACGGGTCACCTGTTCGCCTATCAACATTACGGCGTGATCCCGGACATCCTGACCAGCGCCAAGAGCCTGGGCGGCGGTTTCCCGATCGCGGCAATGCTGACCACCGAAGACCTGGCCAAACACCTGGTCGTCGGCACCCACGGCACCACTTACGGCGGCAACCCGCTGGCGTGCGCTGTTGCAGAGGCGGTGATCGATGTGGTCAACACCCCTGAAGTGCTGGCTGGCGTCAAAGCCAAGCACAACAAGTTCAAGGCTCGCCTGGAGCAGATCGGCGAGAAGTACGGCCTGTTCACCAAGGTCCGCGGCATGGGCCTGTTGATCGGTTGCGTGCTGAGCGAAGCGTGGAAAGGCAAGGCCAAGGACATTTTCAACGCCGCCGAACGCGAAGGCCTGATGATTCTGCAAGCGGGCCCGGACGTGGTGCGTTTCGCGCCAAGCCTGGTGGTTGAAGATGCGGATATCGATGAAGGCCTGGACCGCTTCGAACGCGCTGCCGCCAAACTGACGCAAGCCTGA
- the aruF gene encoding arginine/ornithine succinyltransferase subunit alpha, with protein sequence MLVMRPAQMADLGEVQRLAADSPIGVTSLPDDVERLSDKIAASEASFAAEVSFNGEESYFFVLEDTATGKLVGCSAIVASAGYSEPFYSFRNETFVHASRELKIHNKIHVLSQCHDLTGNSLLTSFYVQRELVGSPWAELNSRGRLLFVASHPERFADSVVTEIVGYSDENGDSPFWDAIGRNFFDLNYAEAERLCGLKSRTFLAELMPHYPIYVPLLPDSAQEAMGQVHPRAQITFDILMREGFETDHYIDIFDGGPTLHARVSGIRSIAQSRVVPVKIGEAVKGVGRQYLVANAQLQDYRAVLLELDYAPGKPVTLDLEAAEALGVGEGASVRLVAV encoded by the coding sequence ATGCTGGTGATGCGCCCTGCGCAAATGGCTGATCTGGGCGAAGTACAGCGTCTGGCTGCGGACAGCCCGATTGGTGTCACTTCCTTGCCGGATGACGTTGAACGCCTGAGCGACAAGATCGCAGCAAGCGAAGCCTCGTTTGCCGCCGAAGTCAGCTTCAACGGCGAAGAGAGCTATTTCTTCGTGCTTGAAGACACGGCCACCGGCAAACTGGTCGGCTGCTCGGCGATCGTTGCCTCGGCCGGTTATTCCGAGCCGTTCTACAGTTTTCGTAATGAAACCTTCGTGCACGCCTCCCGCGAGCTGAAGATTCATAACAAGATTCACGTGCTTTCCCAGTGCCACGACCTGACCGGCAACAGCTTGCTGACCAGTTTCTACGTGCAGCGCGAGTTGGTCGGTTCGCCTTGGGCGGAACTCAACTCCCGCGGGCGTCTGCTCTTCGTGGCCAGCCATCCGGAGCGTTTCGCCGATTCCGTGGTGACCGAGATCGTCGGCTACAGCGACGAGAATGGCGACTCGCCGTTCTGGGATGCCATTGGCCGCAACTTCTTCGACCTCAACTACGCTGAAGCCGAGCGCCTGTGCGGCCTGAAGAGCCGGACGTTTTTGGCCGAACTGATGCCGCATTACCCGATTTACGTGCCGCTGCTGCCGGACTCCGCTCAAGAAGCGATGGGCCAGGTGCACCCTCGCGCGCAAATCACCTTCGATATCCTGATGCGCGAAGGCTTCGAGACCGATCACTACATCGACATTTTCGACGGTGGTCCAACCTTGCACGCCCGTGTTTCGGGGATTCGTTCCATCGCCCAGAGCCGTGTGGTGCCAGTGAAAATCGGCGAGGCGGTCAAAGGTGTCGGTCGTCAGTACCTAGTGGCCAACGCCCAGTTGCAGGATTACCGCGCCGTGTTGCTTGAGCTCGATTACGCGCCAGGTAAACCCGTGACCCTGGATCTGGAAGCGGCCGAAGCCCTGGGCGTCGGTGAAGGTGCCAGCGTGCGCCTGGTGGCGGTTTAA
- the astB gene encoding N-succinylarginine dihydrolase, which yields MKSYEVNFDGLVGPTHNYGGLSYGNVASQSNSQQSSNPKEAALQGLAKMKALMEMGFQQGVLAPQERPDVAALRRLGFSGTDAQVIEQAAKDAMPLLVASCSASSMWVANAATVSPSADTADGRVHFTAANLNCKYHRSIEHPTTSRVLGAMFADQKHFAHHAALPAVAQFGDEGAANHTRFCREYGEAGVEFFVFGRSAFDTRYPAPQKYPARQTLEASQAVARLHGLSEGGVVYAQQNPSVIDQGVFHNDVIAVGNGEVLFYHEDAFLDTEQMLAELQSKLAKVGGKFQSICVPRSAVTVEDAVRSYLFNSQLLTRPDGSMLLIVPEECRGNERVWQYLQSLTSSGGLIREVKVFDLKQSMQNGGGPACLRLRVALNETELAAVNPGVIMTAPLYGTLTEWVDKHYRDRMTENDLADPQLLLECRTALDELTQILKLGAVYPFQIN from the coding sequence ATGAAATCCTATGAAGTCAATTTTGACGGTCTAGTGGGGCCGACCCATAACTACGGCGGCCTGTCCTACGGCAACGTCGCGTCCCAGAGCAACAGCCAGCAATCTTCGAACCCGAAGGAAGCTGCGCTGCAAGGCCTGGCGAAGATGAAAGCGCTGATGGAAATGGGCTTTCAGCAAGGCGTTCTGGCACCGCAAGAACGCCCGGACGTCGCAGCGCTGCGCCGCTTGGGTTTCAGCGGCACCGACGCACAAGTGATCGAGCAGGCAGCGAAAGACGCGATGCCGTTGCTGGTCGCCAGTTGCTCAGCGTCGAGCATGTGGGTGGCCAACGCCGCCACGGTCAGCCCGAGTGCCGACACGGCCGACGGTCGCGTGCACTTCACCGCTGCCAACCTCAATTGCAAATACCACCGCAGCATCGAACACCCGACGACCAGCCGAGTGCTGGGCGCCATGTTCGCTGACCAGAAGCACTTCGCTCACCACGCCGCGTTGCCGGCCGTGGCGCAATTCGGTGATGAAGGCGCCGCCAACCACACGCGTTTCTGCCGTGAATACGGTGAAGCGGGCGTCGAGTTCTTCGTGTTTGGTCGCAGTGCGTTCGACACCCGTTACCCGGCTCCGCAGAAATACCCGGCGCGCCAGACCCTCGAAGCCTCGCAAGCGGTGGCTCGTCTGCATGGCCTGAGCGAGGGCGGTGTGGTTTACGCCCAGCAGAACCCTTCGGTGATCGATCAGGGCGTGTTCCACAACGACGTGATCGCGGTCGGTAACGGCGAAGTGCTGTTCTATCACGAGGACGCGTTCCTCGACACCGAGCAGATGCTCGCTGAGCTGCAAAGCAAACTGGCCAAGGTCGGCGGCAAATTTCAGTCAATCTGCGTGCCGCGTTCCGCCGTAACCGTCGAAGACGCCGTTCGTTCCTACCTGTTCAACAGCCAGCTGCTGACGCGTCCTGACGGTTCGATGCTGTTGATCGTGCCGGAAGAGTGCCGTGGCAATGAGCGTGTGTGGCAATACCTGCAAAGCTTGACCAGCTCCGGCGGCCTGATTCGCGAAGTGAAGGTTTTTGACCTGAAACAAAGCATGCAGAACGGCGGTGGCCCGGCTTGCCTGCGCTTGCGCGTCGCTTTGAATGAAACCGAACTGGCGGCCGTCAATCCAGGGGTTATCATGACGGCACCGTTGTACGGCACCCTGACCGAATGGGTCGACAAGCATTACCGCGACCGCATGACCGAAAACGATCTCGCGGACCCGCAATTACTGCTTGAATGCCGGACGGCACTGGATGAACTGACGCAAATCCTTAAACTGGGCGCGGTTTATCCATTCCAGATTAATTGA
- a CDS encoding dermonecrotic toxin domain-containing protein: MNQQEPEPMAQPDAHFQHAFNNLPDWVLKASPATRGALKSASVAVPEWHTTATREQLLSLKATSAQHWTQRNKLESMLDKLQSARDFAEPLLSNALKSRFGLELDVKTTFLRLYIPQTTPWFAIKTGAARTWTVSLLDAALHNFEDSETASDAYESASTFITKPSSTGQFDTLPTIKPRLSIQGFTRLCRELDIGAQYEAHLKDNLGFTNPVAGAVLKSSVIATHKAALRSALQLAHVRGDLPADAYRSMLAIIEGQKNVMLGNWRLHANDLKVMSSVLTGIVIFAPRLDLKSQASRIIVYIPDDPEHPLKQYPDTLSFMTDLTRKLRSPDYQTFFSRFVDHGQRGDFFADLNRRLSGVTWHEHTRGDPRPSWRDTPIDKPNLQFSLSPINSCLWIHLYQQQLNKILNDARTLAVSTARADQNARWAAWDAFSRVAKSILEVASFVALPFVPFLGEVMLAYMAYQVLDETFEGIIDWAEGQKTAAFEQLMTLVETVVEVGAFAVGGAMAAGAFSRLLSRETVALLSPLKAIDTPSGKTRYWKPDLTPYEQTVDLPTAATPDDLGLYQHQGKTLLRLEGKLYNVKPDSETAQFQIEHPHRTDAYQPPLRHNRHGAWQTTLEQPLAWDRETVMRRLGHSVESLSNTEREQILQISGFHDNVLRETHVENQRPPSLLTDTIKRFKIDREIQAIVEQPLSDHPDLYQALNQRKSLFESRYRQLEKTDDPHVQLVLGSAQGLPTDIAQELVSNTTGTELKQLENGRVPQRLKDVAVKAMEAVRGARAFEGFYLEGMDTADTHRLALHSLESLPDWPDRLRIEVREYAHESTLRDSIGQADATLVRTLVHADDGSYQVHEVSNVPVDFYHAILQALPDSERTTLGFSLQDGLAFKQHIAEHAQNLPGLRSVFAKNPQRKPYYDPTTMRLPGGADGYGRVDPNSPSLDDRVREVYPDIAPQELQTLVTRLQQHPDGARVELTRLSRELAQLHQDLHQWINDAPTIHPETRLALTDLERQVEQHNRQLLAQEIQRSWRRQSEPDLDAPDIGPRYALRFNEPILGDLPTLTADFSHVSLLALEGRRAEQGIHGFLQRFTHLRRLDLRRFTLTTLPDAIPKMANLDALVLNDCAISFDALAWSKLSPLKKLVMLDLHRNPFDTVPNIDSFAELVHLDLSETGLIDIPGSALRHPKLDALLLMNNAITELPPGFFDSSLYDKRGVHLSSNPLTDRARQLIKLHYLETTFDAGVNAPDADIQRVRVLYPTRDIEQASEFVYDLPGTLEDGRIELTRLEAELARLSNDLAAWTADLPPLHPLTGEPFNALQLFAEHANRDEFVTVLERCWRQESELDDFNDSLEPTYELVFNQPIHGELPSLSADFSHVSALELRSADGVTQVGRFLESFSNLKSLRLRDFDIADIPEAVFKMGHLRSLSLPDCRVSLSANSVNALAGMDQLDYLDLSLNPLERTPDLSQMTELSTVLLPRTGITTIPEGLLSLTLLDWADLSDNAIADIPSDIMELPMEVAETINLRGNPLTEEALLRLISYFENTGTDFGVEDVMNRGEMQMSSTEGSEMDE, from the coding sequence ATGAATCAGCAAGAACCGGAGCCAATGGCTCAACCAGACGCGCATTTCCAACATGCGTTCAACAATCTGCCCGACTGGGTCTTGAAAGCATCACCGGCAACGCGAGGCGCACTGAAAAGCGCTTCAGTGGCAGTGCCTGAATGGCACACCACCGCCACCCGCGAGCAGTTGCTGTCGTTGAAAGCCACCAGCGCGCAACACTGGACTCAGCGCAACAAGCTGGAGTCGATGCTGGATAAACTGCAAAGCGCCCGAGACTTTGCCGAACCGCTCCTGAGCAATGCATTAAAGAGTCGCTTCGGCCTGGAGCTGGACGTCAAGACAACTTTCCTGCGCCTGTACATCCCGCAAACCACGCCATGGTTCGCGATCAAAACCGGTGCTGCACGCACCTGGACGGTTTCACTGCTCGATGCAGCTTTGCACAATTTCGAGGATTCGGAGACCGCGTCGGATGCTTATGAATCCGCCTCGACATTCATCACCAAACCTTCGTCCACCGGGCAATTCGATACGTTGCCGACGATCAAACCCCGACTGTCCATTCAGGGCTTCACCCGGTTGTGCAGGGAACTGGATATCGGCGCCCAGTACGAGGCGCATCTCAAGGACAACCTGGGGTTTACCAACCCGGTGGCCGGCGCGGTATTGAAGTCGAGTGTCATCGCGACGCACAAGGCGGCCCTTCGATCCGCACTGCAATTGGCTCACGTTCGCGGAGACCTGCCGGCCGATGCGTATCGCTCGATGCTCGCAATCATCGAGGGCCAAAAAAACGTGATGCTGGGCAACTGGCGTCTGCACGCCAATGACCTGAAAGTGATGTCCTCGGTGCTGACCGGGATCGTCATTTTTGCGCCGCGACTCGATCTCAAATCGCAAGCATCGCGGATCATCGTTTACATTCCCGACGACCCGGAACATCCGCTCAAACAGTATCCTGACACCCTGTCGTTCATGACGGACCTGACCCGCAAGCTGCGCTCCCCTGACTACCAAACCTTCTTCAGCCGTTTTGTCGATCATGGGCAAAGGGGTGATTTTTTCGCCGACCTCAACCGCCGACTCAGCGGCGTGACCTGGCATGAGCACACGCGCGGCGACCCACGGCCAAGCTGGCGCGACACGCCCATCGACAAGCCGAACCTGCAGTTTTCGCTGAGCCCGATCAATAGCTGCCTGTGGATTCACCTCTATCAGCAACAACTGAACAAAATCCTCAACGACGCACGCACCCTTGCGGTCTCGACCGCCCGTGCCGACCAAAACGCACGATGGGCGGCGTGGGACGCCTTCAGCCGTGTCGCCAAATCGATTCTTGAAGTGGCATCGTTCGTTGCATTGCCTTTTGTGCCTTTCCTGGGAGAGGTGATGCTGGCCTATATGGCTTATCAGGTACTCGACGAAACCTTTGAGGGCATCATCGATTGGGCCGAGGGCCAGAAAACCGCAGCCTTCGAACAACTGATGACGCTCGTCGAAACGGTGGTTGAAGTGGGGGCATTCGCAGTCGGCGGCGCCATGGCGGCGGGTGCATTCAGCCGTCTACTGTCTCGCGAAACCGTGGCGCTGCTTTCGCCGCTCAAAGCAATCGATACCCCGTCAGGTAAAACCCGATACTGGAAGCCGGACCTGACACCGTACGAACAAACCGTCGACTTGCCCACTGCCGCCACACCCGATGACCTGGGTTTGTATCAGCATCAGGGCAAAACGCTGCTGCGCCTTGAAGGCAAGCTCTATAACGTCAAACCGGACAGTGAAACAGCGCAGTTTCAGATCGAGCATCCGCACCGCACCGACGCCTATCAACCGCCTCTGCGGCACAACCGGCATGGCGCCTGGCAGACCACACTGGAACAACCTCTGGCGTGGGATCGGGAAACCGTGATGCGCCGCCTCGGTCACAGCGTCGAGTCGCTCAGCAACACAGAACGCGAACAGATCCTGCAGATCAGCGGCTTCCACGACAATGTGCTGCGCGAGACGCATGTCGAGAACCAACGCCCGCCTTCGCTACTGACCGACACCATCAAACGCTTCAAAATCGACCGGGAGATTCAGGCCATCGTCGAGCAGCCCCTTAGCGATCACCCCGATCTTTACCAGGCCCTTAACCAGCGCAAATCGCTGTTCGAATCGCGCTACCGTCAGCTTGAAAAAACCGACGACCCACACGTTCAACTGGTGCTCGGAAGCGCTCAAGGTTTGCCGACAGACATCGCACAAGAACTGGTGAGCAACACAACCGGCACCGAGCTGAAGCAACTGGAGAATGGTCGTGTGCCTCAGCGCCTCAAGGACGTGGCGGTGAAAGCCATGGAGGCGGTACGCGGCGCCCGGGCGTTTGAGGGATTTTATCTCGAGGGCATGGACACGGCGGACACCCATCGACTGGCGTTGCATAGCCTCGAGTCGTTACCCGACTGGCCGGATCGCCTGCGCATCGAGGTCAGGGAATATGCCCATGAAAGCACCTTGCGCGACAGCATTGGCCAGGCTGACGCCACTCTCGTCAGAACACTGGTGCATGCAGATGACGGCAGTTACCAGGTCCATGAAGTCTCTAATGTGCCCGTCGATTTTTATCACGCCATTCTTCAGGCGCTGCCGGATTCCGAGCGCACTACGCTGGGCTTTTCCCTTCAAGACGGCTTGGCTTTCAAACAGCACATCGCCGAGCACGCACAAAACCTACCGGGTCTACGTAGCGTATTTGCGAAAAATCCGCAGCGAAAACCTTACTACGACCCGACGACCATGCGCCTGCCTGGCGGGGCTGATGGTTATGGTCGCGTTGACCCCAATTCACCCTCGCTCGATGACAGGGTGCGCGAGGTGTATCCCGACATCGCACCACAGGAACTGCAGACGCTGGTCACTCGCTTGCAGCAACATCCCGATGGTGCTCGCGTCGAGCTGACACGTCTGAGCCGTGAACTTGCCCAACTGCATCAAGACCTGCACCAATGGATAAACGACGCGCCCACCATCCATCCTGAAACCAGGCTTGCGCTGACGGATCTGGAGCGTCAGGTCGAGCAACACAATCGTCAATTGCTGGCCCAGGAAATCCAGCGCAGCTGGCGTCGCCAATCGGAACCGGACCTGGACGCGCCAGACATCGGTCCCCGCTACGCGTTGCGGTTCAATGAACCGATCCTGGGTGATCTGCCGACACTGACGGCCGACTTCAGCCACGTCTCACTGCTGGCCCTTGAAGGTCGTCGCGCGGAACAAGGTATTCACGGGTTCCTGCAGCGTTTCACTCACCTGCGTCGCCTCGATTTGCGCCGTTTCACCCTGACCACCCTGCCCGATGCCATCCCCAAAATGGCCAACCTCGACGCATTGGTGCTCAACGATTGCGCCATCAGCTTTGACGCCCTCGCGTGGTCAAAACTGTCCCCTCTGAAAAAACTGGTGATGCTGGACCTGCACCGAAATCCTTTCGATACGGTTCCCAACATCGACTCGTTTGCAGAACTCGTGCACCTGGACCTGAGCGAAACAGGTTTGATCGACATCCCCGGCAGCGCACTGCGCCACCCGAAGCTCGATGCGCTCTTGTTAATGAACAACGCCATCACCGAACTGCCGCCCGGTTTTTTCGACAGTTCGCTGTACGATAAACGCGGCGTACATCTGTCATCAAACCCACTGACCGACCGGGCGCGACAACTCATCAAACTTCATTACCTGGAAACCACCTTCGATGCGGGCGTCAATGCCCCGGACGCCGACATCCAACGCGTCAGGGTGCTCTACCCGACCCGGGACATCGAACAGGCCAGCGAGTTTGTCTACGATTTGCCGGGCACGCTGGAAGATGGCCGCATAGAGCTGACCCGTCTGGAAGCGGAGCTCGCTCGGCTAAGCAATGATCTGGCAGCCTGGACCGCTGATCTGCCGCCCCTGCACCCGCTGACCGGCGAACCGTTCAATGCGCTCCAGTTGTTTGCCGAACATGCCAACCGCGATGAATTCGTGACAGTACTGGAGCGGTGCTGGCGGCAAGAGTCCGAACTGGATGATTTCAATGATTCGCTTGAGCCGACGTATGAGCTTGTCTTCAATCAGCCCATCCATGGAGAACTGCCGTCACTCAGTGCCGACTTCAGTCATGTGTCCGCACTGGAACTGCGAAGCGCCGATGGCGTGACTCAGGTCGGACGTTTCCTGGAGTCCTTCTCCAACCTGAAAAGCTTGAGGTTGCGCGACTTCGACATCGCCGACATTCCCGAAGCGGTGTTCAAGATGGGTCACCTGCGCTCACTGTCACTGCCCGATTGTCGCGTCAGTCTGTCTGCCAACTCGGTTAACGCATTGGCCGGTATGGACCAGCTCGATTATCTCGACTTGAGCCTGAACCCACTGGAACGCACACCTGACTTGAGCCAAATGACAGAGCTTTCGACCGTTCTACTCCCGAGAACCGGTATTACGACAATACCCGAAGGCCTGCTTTCGCTAACCCTGCTTGATTGGGCAGATTTGAGCGATAACGCAATCGCCGACATCCCGAGCGACATCATGGAATTGCCCATGGAAGTAGCGGAAACCATAAATTTACGGGGCAATCCGCTCACCGAAGAAGCGCTGTTGCGACTGATCAGCTACTTCGAAAACACTGGTACGGATTTCGGCGTGGAAGATGTGATGAATCGAGGCGAGATGCAGATGTCGTCCACGGAAGGGTCCGAAATGGACGAATAA
- the astD gene encoding succinylglutamate-semialdehyde dehydrogenase yields the protein MMNSLYIAGEWLAGQGEAFQSLNPVTQQVLWAGEGATAAQVESAVQAARQAFPGWARRTLDERIAVLEAFAAALKNNADELARCIGEETGKPLWESATEVTSMVNKIAISVQSYRERTGEKSGPLGDATAVLRHKPHGVVAVFGPYNFPGHLPNGHIVPALLAGNSVLFKPSELTPKVAELTVKCWIEAGLPAGVLNLLQGARETGIALAANPGIDGLFFTGSSRTGNHLHQQFAGRPDKILALEMGGNNPLVVDQVADLDAAVYTIIQSAFISAGQRCTCARRLLVPQGAWGDSLLERLVEVSSTIEVGAFDKQPPPFMGSVISLGAAKALMDAQEQLMANGAVALLEMTQPQAQAALLTPGILDVTAVVDRPDEELFGPLLQVIRYADFEAAIAEANDTQYGLAAGLLSDSEARYQQFWLESRAGIVNWNKQLTGAASSAPFGGIGASGNHRASAYYAADYCAYPVASLETPSLVLPASLTPGVKMA from the coding sequence ATAATGAATTCGCTATACATCGCAGGTGAATGGCTGGCCGGTCAGGGCGAAGCCTTTCAATCGCTGAACCCGGTCACCCAGCAAGTGCTGTGGGCCGGCGAGGGCGCAACCGCCGCTCAGGTTGAGTCCGCCGTGCAAGCCGCACGTCAGGCATTCCCGGGCTGGGCCCGTCGTACCCTGGACGAACGCATTGCCGTGCTTGAGGCCTTTGCCGCGGCACTGAAAAATAACGCTGACGAACTGGCGCGTTGCATCGGCGAAGAAACCGGTAAGCCGCTGTGGGAATCGGCAACTGAAGTGACCAGCATGGTCAACAAGATTGCGATCTCGGTGCAAAGCTACCGCGAGCGTACCGGCGAGAAGAGCGGCCCGTTGGGCGACGCCACCGCCGTATTGCGCCACAAGCCGCACGGCGTGGTGGCGGTGTTTGGTCCTTACAACTTCCCGGGCCATTTGCCGAACGGTCATATCGTTCCGGCGCTGCTGGCCGGTAACAGCGTGCTGTTCAAACCGAGCGAGCTGACCCCGAAAGTCGCCGAGCTGACGGTCAAGTGCTGGATCGAGGCGGGCCTGCCTGCCGGCGTGCTGAACCTGCTGCAAGGCGCTCGCGAAACCGGTATCGCCCTGGCGGCGAACCCGGGTATCGACGGTTTGTTCTTCACCGGGTCTAGCCGTACCGGCAACCATCTGCACCAGCAATTTGCCGGTCGCCCGGACAAGATCCTCGCGCTGGAAATGGGCGGTAACAACCCGCTGGTGGTCGATCAAGTGGCAGACCTTGATGCCGCCGTTTACACCATCATTCAGTCGGCTTTCATCTCTGCTGGTCAGCGTTGCACCTGTGCGCGCCGCTTGCTGGTGCCGCAAGGTGCCTGGGGCGATTCGTTGCTGGAGCGCCTGGTGGAGGTCAGTTCGACCATTGAAGTTGGAGCCTTCGATAAGCAACCGCCGCCATTCATGGGCTCGGTGATTTCCTTGGGCGCTGCCAAAGCCTTGATGGATGCTCAGGAACAGTTGATGGCCAATGGCGCCGTGGCGCTGCTGGAAATGACTCAGCCTCAGGCACAAGCCGCGTTGCTGACTCCTGGCATCCTGGACGTGACGGCCGTGGTCGATCGCCCTGACGAAGAGCTGTTCGGTCCATTGCTGCAAGTGATCCGCTACGCTGATTTTGAAGCGGCGATCGCTGAAGCCAACGACACCCAATATGGTCTGGCGGCCGGTTTGCTGTCCGATTCCGAAGCGCGTTATCAGCAGTTCTGGCTGGAAAGCCGCGCCGGTATAGTCAACTGGAACAAGCAACTGACCGGTGCCGCGAGTAGCGCGCCATTCGGCGGCATCGGCGCCTCGGGCAACCACCGCGCCAGCGCCTACTACGCCGCAGACTACTGCGCGTACCCGGTGGCATCGCTGGAAACCCCGAGCCTGGTGTTGCCTGCCTCGCTGACGCCTGGCGTGAAGATGGCGTAA